In Drosophila simulans strain w501 chromosome 3R, Prin_Dsim_3.1, whole genome shotgun sequence, a single window of DNA contains:
- the LOC6727647 gene encoding rho guanine nucleotide exchange factor 17 isoform X4: MSHNRENLRLSLLDLQATLTAPSQTVAAALLPQAPAHMQQLPSGSSSNISNSSSNTHSHSSSNISACGSSSNINTGVSQAVSMATTTVARLSKAGFGAAAGSGGGAGSVYQNDKCDRLKKMTSITCSDSEDDSERRAQFEISSKWNLGGYEGDTRTYVVQEIYRNEQSYVESLQTVVVKYLKVLKAPEHAGMIDTRTVDEIFFMVPDILEIHEKFLSDLKSRLDDWDVQQKVGDAFMDTFSKLEVLEVYTSFVNNCNRAKNAIRSMKHQRPSFSKFLETTAREHKGKLTLDNLLIKPVQKFPNYELLFQRLIKHTDHDHPDTKHLQDVLKLVHDILVHINCKEREIMENGQREATLRELEGVIEGITDLIAPERQFLLFDLVSMPSGQGARKDRGFFLFNDLLVLTSIKKRSGTIRKPNSSICPGTVATTLDTNKYKFLTKISLDCLEIVKSKDENIKRIVSEIETLAEDCNKLQQITDITVTLKYPHQYLEDVIRELHREVQRQLSERQTNDTQLNMLELTVSSPNGNQKLAVVFSKTEKRTQWEESFNEAKQKLAATLERHPIPEFLTSIPIRKTRAGLQFTCAAATLSDNRDVWVCNSDGYVGQVCIMSLHPEPNVTSCNGVCNARILCVASVPAYSSAASSRNSSGEQPTGSGGQEEKDKRNTPQSYTQQLRDYRKSISPSFQSASASATATPEKKKLTPTPTPVAGGEPADAATTGGSDTQLELNLSSSDDETEAAAASLNVAGSTGSTLAERVPSPAPSYHGHQDSNPEEGESNQSTMWIGTEDGCIHVYNSTDNIRIKKNRIKIEHHSAVYSILYLDNRVFVSLANGDICVYLRDGATSWNTCSSHCLSIGTVTSPVNKLLNVNGRLWCSIQGIIKVLDVETLTVVNQIQISSDSKPITNMTVSNNHVWISIQNSAHIKCFHSNTHQLVTEVNLAPAVNKMLSNCDEIIRQHKAACLRVTSLLCCKDLIWIGTSAGVLLTIPAQGYEKGAINIVPTGIPHGHTGHVRFLTFVETTGLEGAAPGAGGGRDAGSSNSDEYTKQGSIKHSKSKSETNNTLIISGGDGYEDFRNSGANSLSEIAGREDSTNHLLIWQI; this comes from the exons ATGTCGCACAATCGCGAGAATCTGCGACTCAGCCTGTTAGATCTGCAGGCCACCCTGACGGCGCCCTCCCAAACCGTTGCCGCCGCCCTGCTCCCCCAAGCTCCCGCCCACATGCAACAGCTGCcgagtggcagcagcagcaacatcagcaacagcagcagcaacacccactcgcacagcagcagcaacattagcgcgtgcggcagcagcagcaacatcaacactGGTGTCTCGCAGGCGGTCTCGATGGCCACCACAACGGTGGCGCGTCTGAGCAAGGCGGGATTCGGGGCGGCTGCCGGTTCAGGGGGCGGGGCCGGGAGTGTCTATCAGAACGACAAGTGCGACAGGCTGAAGAAAATGACTTCGATCACCTGCTCCGACTCGGAGGACGACTCCGAGCGACGAGCGCAGTTCGAGATTAGTAGTAAATGGAATCTGGGCGGCTATGAAGGC GACACACGCACCTATGTGGTGCAGGAGATCTATCGGAATGAGCAATCCTACGTGGAGTCCCTGCAAACCGTCGTTGTCAAGTATCTGAAAGTGCTCAAGGCGCCCGAACACGCCGGTATGATAGATACACGCACTGTGGATGAGATCTTCTTCATGGTACCCGACATTCTCGAGATTCACGAAAAGTTTCTGAGCGACCTGAAGAGCCGCTTGGATGACTGGGATGTCCAGCAGAAAGTTGGTGATGCCTTCATGGACACG TTCTCGAAGCTAGAGGTCCTAGAGGTCTATACATCCTTTGTGAACAACTGCAATAGGGCAAAGAATGCCATACGCTCCATGAAGCACCAGCGACCCTCGTTTTCCAAGTTCCTTGAGACAACCGCTCGAGAGCACAAGGGCAAGCTAACCTTAGACAATCTGCTCATAAAACCCGTGCAAAAGTTTCCCAA CTATGAGCTGCTCTTCCAGCGATTGATTAAGCACACGGATCACGATCATCCAGACACGAAGCATCTGCAGGATGTGCTGAAGCTAGTCCACGATATACTGGTGCACATCAACTGCAAGGAGCGCGAGATCATGGAGAATGGACAGAGGGAGGCCACGCTTCGGGAACTAGAAGGCGTCATCGAGGGCATCACCGATCTTATAGCCCCCGAAAGGCAGTTTCTGCTTTTCGATCTGGTCTCCATGCCTTCGGGACAAGGAGCGCGCAAGGATCGAGGCTTCTTCCTGTTCAACGATTTGCTCGTCCTGACGAGCATCAAGAAACGAAGCGGTACCATCCGTAAGCCGAACAGCAGCATCTGCCCGGGCACTGTGGCCACCACTTTGGACACCAATAAGTACAAGTTCCTCACCAAGATCTCGCTGGACTGCTTGGAGATTGTCAAAT CCAAGGACGAGAACATCAAGCGCATCGTCAGCGAAATCGAGACTTTGGCCGAAGATTGCAATAAGCTGCAACAAATCACCGATATAACCGTCACCCTTAAATACCCGCATCAGTATCTGGAGGATGTAATCCGCGAGCTTCACCGCGAGGTGCAGAGACAGCTCTCTGAACGCCAGACAAACGACACCCAACTAAATATGCTCGAGCTGACAGTCAGTTCTCC AAATGGTAACCAGAAGCTGGCAGTGGTCTTTAGCAAGACGGAGAAGCGCACTCAGTGGGAGGAAAGCTTCAACGAGGCCAAGCAGAAGCTGG CTGCCACCCTGGAGCGGCATCCAATTCCCGAGTTCCTTACATCCATACCCATTCGCAAGACCCGAGCTGGCCTTCAGTTCACCTGTGCGGCAGCCACACTGAGTGACAATCGGGACGTATGGGTGTGCAACAGCGATGGCTATGTGGGTCAGGTGTGCATCATGTCGCTGCATCCGGAGCCGAATGTCACCAGCTGCAATGGCGTGTGCAATGCCCGCATCTTGTGCGTGGCTTCCGTGCCGGCGTACAGTTCGGCGGCCTCCAGTCGCAATAGCAGTGGCGAGCAGCCGACAGGATCCGGCGGCCAGGAGGAGAAGGATAAGCGCAACACCCCACAGAGCTATACCCAGCAGTTAAGGGACTACCGCAAGAGCATCTCACCCAGTTTCCAAAGTGCCTCCGCATCGGCCACGGCGACGCCCGAAAAGAAAAAGCTGACGCCGACACCTACGCCGGTGGCTGGTGGTGAACCCGCGGATGCTGCGACCACAGGCGGCAGCGATACTCAGCTGGAACTGAATCTAAGCTCCAGCGACGATGAAACAGAGGCTGCGGCCGCCTCCTTAAACGTCGCCGGGAGCACAGGATCCACATTAGCGGAACGGGTACCCAGTCCTGCGCCCTCATATCATGGGCATCAG GACTCAAATCCCGAGGAGGGCGAGAGCAATCAATCAACCATGTGGATTGGCACTGAAGACGGCTGCATCCACGTCTATAATAGCACTGACAATATTCGCATTAAGAAAAACCGCATCAAGATCGAGCATCATTCGGCCGTCTATTCCATTTT GTACCTGGACAATCGTGTGTTTGTATCATTAGCTAATGGTGATATCTGCGTTTACCTGAGGGATGGTG CCACCTCCTGGAATACTTGCTCATCGCATTGCCTGTCCATAGGCACGGTCACCAGTCCGGTGAATAAGCTGTTGAACGTCAACGGCCGACTATGGTGTTCCATACAGGGCATCATCAAAGTGCTGGACGTAGAGACATTAACA GTCGTTAATCAAATTCAGATTTCATCGGACTCGAAGCCGATTACAAATATGACAGTCTCAAACAATCATGTCTGGATATCCATTCAGAACTCAGCGCACATTAAGTGTTTCCATTCCAATAC CCACCAACTGGTCACTGAAGTGAATCTCGCCCCCGCCGTAAACAAGATGCTATCCAATTGCGATGAGATCATCCGCCAGCACAAGGCGGCCTGCCTGCGAGTAACATCGCTGCTATGCTGCAAGGATCTCATTTGGATTGGGACCAGTGCGGGTGTTTTGCTGACCATACCGGCGCAGGGCTACGAAAAGGGTGCCATAAACATAGTGCCCACAGGCATTCCTCATGGTCACACTGGACACGTTCGATTCCTCACGTTTGTGGAGACTACGGGCTTGGAGGGAGCTGCTCCTGGTGCAGGCGGAGGTCGCGATGCAGGCAGTTCCAACAGCGATGAGTACACCAAACAGGG GTCCATCAAGCACTCCAAATCCAAGTCGGAGACGAACAACACCCTGATCATTTCCGGCGGCGATGGCTATGAGGACTTCCGCAACTCCGGTGCCAACTCGCTGAGCGAGATCGCTGGCCGCGAGGACAGCACCAACCATCTATTGATATGGCAAATTTGA